From the genome of Henckelia pumila isolate YLH828 unplaced genomic scaffold, ASM3356847v2 CTG_477:::fragment_2:::debris, whole genome shotgun sequence:
gaaaacagctggtgcattggtcaacccaaacggcattaccaagaactcgtagtggccatagcGAGTCCTGAATGTTGTCTTCTGCACATCTGAATCTTTTAccttcagctgatggtaacctgaTCGTAGATCTATTTTTGAGAACACCTCTGCCCCTTGCAATTGGTCGAACAAGTCGTCTATTCTGGGCaagggatatctgttctttactgtaactcggttcagctctctgtagtcaatgcacaatctcattgacccatctttcttcttgacgaacaacaccggtgcaccccaaggcgatacactcggtctgatgaaCCCCTTATCTAGCAACTCTTGCAACTGATCCTTTAATTCTTTCATCTCGGTCGGtgccaatctgtacggtgccttagaagcTGGCTTAGTTTCAGGCAACAATTCTATCCCAAATTCGACTTCCCTGACTGGAGGCAATACCGCAACATCATCGGGAAAGACTTCCGGAAAATCTTTCACTACCTTCACTTCCCCAAGTTTTGGTCGCTGTACCTCCAGATCACCAATTAGACTCGCAAGAAATCCTGTACACCCATTACTCAATAATTGCCAGGCTGTTCCTACAGAAATCATACCTGGTGCGCTCTTCTTAGACGTAGTGCGGAACACCAACGATTTCCCGTTCTGATCTTTCACAGAGACAATTTTTGCAGTCAATAATAGTCTCATGCCGAGTCAACCAGTCCATCCCAAAAATTGCATTGAAATCCACCattttcaaaacaataaaatctgcACACAAAACTAGACTCTGCATCTGAACCTTGCAATTTCTTACCACACTATTACTTTTCAGTTCTTCTCCTGAGGGTAACGACACACAAAATTCCGAAATAGATTCATCCGGCAAGACCCTCAATTTCATCATAAAACTAACAGACATAAAAGAGTGTGTAGCTCCTGTATCTATCAACACGAATGCAGGTAAATCAGCAATACGAATCATACCTGAGACAATTGCAGAATCTGGGTCAACCTGATCGTGAGTCATAGCAAACACTCTTCCCTTGACATGCTCCTTTGACTGCGGGCAGTCTTTGACAAAATGCTCTGTCCTCTTGCAGAGAAAACAAGTATTGGTCCCAAGCATGCATTGACCGGAGTGTGATTTCCCACACTTCTGACAGATAGGTGCATTCTCCGGCCTTGGAGCGTTGGCGTTCGGTTGATTCTGTCCCTGAGGTCGCGCCTGATTGGGGTTTTGGCGCTGCTGCTGTTGCGATCTCCTTTGGGCTGGAGCTTGATACGGCCTCTTCTGACTAGACCCTTGCTGCTCTCTCCCTTGGTAACTAATCCTCTTCGCTTGCGATTCTTTGATAATATCATTCCCATCTTTTTTTGACAACATAGCCTCATCCACTGCTGCTCGGTACGTTTGTGCCCCACTCAATCTGACATCTCGTCGAATAGTGGCATTCAGTCCCTCTGTGAAATGCTTCAACTCCTCTGCAGCATTGCCcgaaatcatgggcacaaagtacCTCCCTCTCTCAAACTTTTTCACATACTCGGCAATGGACATGCTCCCTTGGCGGAGCTCCAGAAATTCTCTAGCAAGTCTAGTCCTGGTGCTGATAGTGAAATATTTCTCATAGAATACATCtttgaatccattccaagtcaaCGTAGTCATATCCATAGCAGAACGGGCTCCCTGCCACCAAACCCGTGCATCATCACGGAACATAAAGATGGCACACCTCACACGGTCTGCATCAGTGAGCTGCATGTAGTCAAAAATAGTCTCCACTGACTGCACCCATTCCTCGGCTACAAAGGGATCAGCCCCTTCTTTGAACTCCTGTGGCCCTAGATCCTTAAACTGTTTAAAGATCGGATTAGTTAATAGCGGCTGATTATTGTTCCGTCCTCCCGCTTGTGCTTGGATTAACTGTTGAATCTCTTCCCCTTGGGCTCTACTCTGCTCTTGCAACAGAGTCGCCAACCTAGCCAAAAACTGGTTGTTCTGATTGTCCTCATTGTTCGGATTCCTACGGTTAGCCATGATCCTGATGTCCATACCGTCCACATgcttaattaaacataacatCCTACTCAATAGACATACACTATAAATCAAAAACATTATCATGCATCTTAAACAatccataacataaaacttacagacatgaagacgaaGCATAGGGTCGTGGCGAGAATGCATGTGTGCGACAAACCAAGggcgaactgctctgataccaagctgTAACATCCCAATTTCACaatcgaaacgttactcaaacataaatacttaaatctggtaaaaataaaaattttgcggaagcatcatcttcTTTATTAAAAGGAGCATATAAAAATTGCACATAATAAAATAGtatctaaaaatatttgccaaacatggccaacaactaaagaaaattaaatttgttagcctctcatcaaataaaaaaaaataaaataaatgtttttaaaacatcTCCCAAGCTAAAACgttcacactcatgcattgcccgttggaccgaccctggcctcttcttcatgcccggtcacataatcatcaatataagcatccacatcatcgttatctgcaccattcaagtatactgagtcgaaagactcagcaagaacagacagaaaaaggattttctactctaaaaaaaaaacattaacttaaactttcatgcaataaacataactttgatgtagccataacataaaaatatttgaggtgatgaagtatgagtagtgtgataaccgtcataacgagccattcatggtttcctgttgatcaacaagcatatgtgaaacgaccctaactctataattaataaataaataaatatgcggaatttttttttttattacttactaaataaaatatgtacatatatgcacagaataaaaagatttaaaataaataaataaataattaaatacttaaataaaaatgcattctttaaaataaaataaatatctgagtcaaacatttaattaaaaatactacataaataaaatgattaaaatttgcatgcactgacaatattccataaaatattcaaaattcacaaccactgaaaaataatataaaatgtaacatgctgacataaataaaacatgcatgtgactcagacatctatcacggtcacggggtcactgcatgtccgctcatacatcctcgccttcggtgggtacaacctcatcctcaacgtactcacctgcaccataccagtgtagtgagcctagaggcccaacatgctaacataacaagggtttaaaataatttaaaacaattaaatactaatacatacatatacatgaatgagcatgcttgaaaatttcataacatcacataacttaacttaaataacataatacataaacattgttgagcaattattttctaacatcgcatggttgtatccgtagtgtaaccttaaatcatacattaaatactgatcagcgtggaaaccaacgtacgtggcggtgacgaatcacctcttaaattggcagtaaactgcccttcaataggtcacatatggggacgaatcccccttaaattgtcacactacttcaacttccaacataaaatattttattattactcaaccttaaacatttaattatgcataaaattatttcatgaatgcatgtacttaaataaaatgtgtgtccttcatatatatttaatttaatttcttactaacatataaatattaaaataacttaatgcataaaaataattaaatatataatcaggacacatgaaattttctcatggatggtcctggactgctggccctaacactcaagcccattaacttaaatctggcccattaacctacttaaacccaataaaaattattctaagcccaattaaataattaaagcccatttaaaacattctaagcccaataacaacttaaactggcccaatgggcccaaaagcccaaagaccgacccactaacctactgacccgacccaggaCACCCCGACCCGACCCAGGCCCAGAACCcagcccaacccgatccccccccTCTCTCAAACCCTCTCGGATGCGTGCAGCAGCCcgtccggccacccctggccggaccgccgccggcaggaccttcacagggtcctgccggtcctaacctATGCACCCACCAGACCCCTACCTGCCCTGCATGACCGCACAGTCACCCCTTCCGCTAAACCCTAATCTGTCAACTAAGGGGGCCGATCTGCACATGGTGGTTTCCTGgactcgtttggctcgaaccactcgagccactcgagtccaggcCACGCACCACGCCTTCTGAACCCCTACCAGCAGTCGAACCATGCATGGAGGAAtaaaaaaacgtgagcatgtcTTACTAATCCAACCAAAACCGTACGccttcatcaaactcaaacattttctgaaaaaaactAAAAGTTTTTCGATGCACAACACTACACACACTATCATAACTGACATGGCAAGAAAAATCGAaggaaacatgccttgcaccgtaaaAACGAGGAGAAAACGGGCgtgagacgattccgggacgacgggacgacgaacaaCTCGAAGTTTCGAAGAAAACTCGGCTATGGAACCTCCTTGGCTGATGactcgatgaagaagatgaatggaagggagggaggcggctaagagggTGAGTGATCGGgtggtttgggtagattaggttttggggttttaaattttttttttaattaaaataggttttaggataat
Proteins encoded in this window:
- the LOC140872821 gene encoding uncharacterized protein, whose protein sequence is MANRRNPNNEDNQNNQFLARLATLLQEQSRAQGEEIQQLIQAQAGGRNNNQPLLTNPIFKQFKDLGPQEFKEGADPFVAEEWVQSVETIFDYMQLTDADRVRCAIFMFRDDARVWWQGARSAMDMTTLTWNGFKDVFYEKYFTISTRTRLAREFLELRQGSMSIAEYVKKFERGRYFVPMISGNAAEELKHFTEGLNATIRRDVRLSGAQTYRAAVDEAMLSKKDGNDIIKESQAKRISYQGREQQGSSQKRPYQAPAQRRSQQQQRQNPNQARPQGQNQPNANAPRPENAPICQKCGKSHSGQCMLGTNTCFLCKRTEHFVKDCPQSKEHVKGRVFAMTHDQVDPDSAIVSGMIRIADLPAFVLIDTGATHSFMSVSFMMKLRVLPDESISEFCVSLPSGEELKSNSVVRNCKVQMQSLVLCADFIVLKMVDFNAIFGMDWLTRHETIIDCKNCLCERSEREIVGFLASLIGDLEVQRPKLGEVKVVKDFPEVFPDDVAVLPPVREVEFGIELLPETKPASKAPYRLAPTEMKELKDQLQELLDKGEEHRQHLTTVLQILKEKQLYAKFTKGIEVDPSKVEAVRNWVAPKNATEIRSFLGLAGYYRRFIQDFFKIALPLTSLTRKADALSRKSATLNQLTVQQELIAEIERMWLEVFEPMEVCTLAALTVVPSFLERIRAGQASDEQLTLWRNRDEAKGGTLYTVKDGIVHHRGRMWVPAVDSLRFEVMTDAHTISYSIHPGSTKMYKDLQSLYWWPGMKRDVVKFVNECLTCQQVKIKHQRSAGLLKPLSIPTWKWEDVTMDFVVGLPVSTRRMNSIWVIVDRCRTPLHWDEVGERAVLGPEVVTQTVSPWKGIMRFGKKDKLSPRYIGPFEILKKVGARAYRVALPPNLEGVHNVFHISMLRKYVANPSHVIRHEPVDWTPDLSYEEMPVQIFDRQVRRLRNREIPMVKVLWRN